The nucleotide sequence ACGGGCGAGATCGCTGTCCAGCTGCCGGCGTGATGGTGCCGGTATCCCGAGGCGCTCGCAGCCGCGCTGCAGGCGCCCAATGTGGGCCTCCCAGAGTGCTGGGGCGCCGGCGACCAGGGCGATGGTCTCGAAAACCCCGTCGCCGTAGGCGAGGCCGCGGTCGTCCGCTGGCACCGCCGCGGCGGGCTCGCCGTCCACCAGCCAGACGGACGCCGCCGGCGTGCTCACCCCTCGAGCGCGCGGAAGATCACGGTGCCGTTGGTGCCGCCGAAGCCGAACGAGTTCGAGAGCGCCGCCCGGATCTTCGCCTGTCGGGCCTCGTGGGGCACGAAGTCCAGGGTGAGGTCGTCGTCGGGATCGTCGAGATTGATGGTCGGCGGCAGCACCCCATCGCGCATGCCGAGCAGCGTGAATACCGCCTCAACGCCCCCCGCTGCGCCGAGCAGGTGCCCGGTCATGGATTTGGTGGAGCTGACGGCGAGACGCGACGCATGATCGCCAAAGGTCGCCCGAATCGCCTGCACCTCGGCGCGGTCGCCGGCCTTGGTGGAGGTGCCGTGGGCGTTGATGTAGTCGATCTCGTCCGGGTTCATGCCCGCGTCGCGCAGGGCATTCTCCATGCAGCGGCGCGCCCCTTCGCCGCTCTCCGCGGGCAGCGTCATGTGGTGGGCATCGCCGCTCATGCCGAAGCCGCAGAGCTCGGCGTAGATCGGGGCCCCGCGCCGGCGGGCGTGCTCGTACTCCTCGAGCACCAGCACGCCGGCGCCATCGGCCAGCACGAAGCCGTCGCGGCCCTTGTCCCAGGGGCGGCTTGCCGCGGCGGGGTCATCGTTGCGGGTGGACAGCGCCCGGGCCGCGGCAAAGCCGCCCAGCCCGGTGGGCGTGGTGGCGAACTCGGCACCGCCCGCGATCATGACATCGGCGTCGCCATGGGCGATCAGGCGTCCGGACAGGCCGATGTTGTGGGTGGCGGTGGTGCAGGCGGTGACGGTGGCGAGATTCGGCCCCTTCGCGCCCAGCAGGATGGAGAGGTTGCCCGAGATCATGTTGATGATGGCACTCGGGATGAAGAACGGCGTGATCCTGCGCGGGCCGCCATCAAGATAGCTCTTGTGGCCCTCCTCGATGGAGTGGATGCCGCCGATGCCGGAGCCGACCGAGACGCCGATGCGCTCGGCGTTCTCCTCGGTGACCTCCAGCCCCGCGTCCTTCATCGCGTCCACCGAGGCGGCGATGCCGTAGTGGATGAAGGGGTCCATCTTGCGGGCATCCTTGCGCGGCAGGTACTGCTCCACGTCGAAACCGCGGACCTCGCCGCCGAAGCGCACCGAGAACGCCGCGGTGTCAAAGCGCTCGATGGGCCCGATGCCGCTGCGCCCGTTGCGGATGCTCTCCCATGCCGCCTCGAGTCCGTTCCCCACCGGTGAGATGATACCCATGCCGGTGACCACTACACGCCGTTGTGCCACGGCAGACCTCCGCTGAAACGCCTGTTCCGAAAACGCGACAGGGCCGGTGTTGCCGGCCCCGTCGTTGCAACCGGTTGCGGTCGCGGACCGCGCCTTCGAGATTACTGCTCGAGATGCCGGTTGATATAGTCGATCGCCTGCTGGACCGTCGTGATCTTCTCGGCCTCCTCGTCAGGGATCTCGCACTCGAACTCCTCCTCGAGGGCCATCACGAGCTCCACGGTATCCAGCGAGTCGGCGCCAAGATCGTCCACGAACGAGGCCTCGGACGTGACCTCTTCCTCTTTCACCCCCAGCTGCTCGACGACGATCTTCTTAACGCGGTCCTCGATACTGCTCATCTTGTTCCTACCTCCCGGTTTGCGGAATTCCGGCCCGCCCAAGAGCCCCCAGCGGGCGGTCACCCGGGCCGAATGCGGCCGTATTCTATGGAAACACTGTCCGGACCGCCACCGGCCCGGCTCGACTCCTCAGCTCATGTACAGGCCGCCGTTGACGTTGAGCGTCTCCCCCGTGATATAGCCTGCCTGGGCGGAGGCGAGGAAACACACCGCGGCGGCGATGTCCTCGGGCGCGCCCAGGCGGCCCAGCGGCGTCTGCTGGAGCAGCGCGTCGCGCTGCGCCTCGCCGAGCTCGTCGGTCATGTCCGTGGCGATGAAGCCCGGCGCCACGGCATTGACCGTGATCCCCCGGCTGCCCACCTCACGGGCCAGCGAGCGGGTGAAGCCCAGCAGCCCCGCCTTGGCGGCAGCATAGTTGGTCTGCCCGGCATTGCCCATGAGGCCCACCACCGAGCCGATGCTGATGATGCGGCCGTGGCGGGCCTTCATCATGCCGCGCAGCACGGCGCGGCTGACGCGGTAGACCGCGCTCAGGTTGGTGTCGATGACCGCGTCCCAGTCATCGTCACCCATGCGCATCATGAGCGTGTCGCGGGTGATCCCGGCGTTATTGACGAGAATGCTGGGGGCACCGAAGCGGCTGCCGATATCCTTCAGCACCGCGGCGATGGTGTCGCGCTCGCGGACGTCCAGGACGACGCCGGCCCCGGGTACGCCGGCATCGCGCAGCCGCGTATCGATGGCTTCGGCGCCGCGCTCCGAGGTGGCCGTGCCGATGACCGTAGCCCCGGCGCCGCCCAGGGCCTCGGCGATGGCCCGACCGAGCCCGCGGCTCGCGCCCGTCACCAGGGCGACCTCGCCCGTCAGTTCGATCTTCATGCCGACTCCAGTGTCTCCAGGGTTCGCGCCAGGGTATCCGGATCGTAGACGGCGGCGATGCCCATGCCGCGCTCGATGCGCCGGTTGAGGCCGGCAAGCACCTTGCCGGGTCCGCATTCCACCGCCTGCTGGATGCCCGCGGCGGCTAGCGCGCGAATGATCCCGGTCCAGAGTACCGGCGAGCGCACCTGCGCCACCAGGCGCTCGCGAATCTCGTCCGGGGTCCCCGCCTCGCTGACGTCGACGTTGTGCAGCACCGGGATCTGCGGCTCACGGATGTCCACCTCCGCCAGACGCGTGGCGAGGCGCTCGGCGGCCGGGCGCATCAGCGAGCAGTGCGCCGGCACGCTCATCGGCAGCTTCACGGCGCGCTTGGCCCCGGCAGCCCTGGCAGCCTCCAGGGCGCGCTCCACCGCCCCGACGTGCCCGGCGATCACCACCTGCCCCGGGGCGTTGTAGTTCACCGGCTCCACGACCTCGTCCCCAGCCGCCTCCGCGCAGACCTCGCCGATGCGCTCGTCGTCGAGGCCGAGCACGGCGGCGATTGCGCCCTGCCCTTCCGGCACCGCGTCCTGCATGAAGCGCCCGCGGTCCCGCACGAGCCGGACGGCGTCGGCGAAGTCGAGGCTGCCGGCGCAGACCAGCGCGGTGTATTCGCCGAGACTGTGGCCGGCGAGCCGCGCCGGCTGTGGGCCGCCACCCGCCTGCCAGGCGCGCCACACGGCCACGCCGGCGGTGAGCATCACCGGCTGGGTGGTGTCGGTGCGGTTGAGCTGCTCCTGGGGGCCCTCCTGGGTCAGGCGCCAGAGGTCCTCGTCCAGCGCGGCCGATGCCTCGATGAAGGTCTTCTGCACGGAGGCATGGCGCTCCGCCAGGGCGTCCAGCATACCCACCGACTGGGAGCCCTGACCCGGGAAGAGGAAGGCAAGATCGTCACGTCGTGTCATGCTTGGCCTCGATCAGTAGCGGATCAGCGCGGATCCCCAGGTGAAGCCGGCGCCGAAGGCCTCCAGCAGCAGCACCTGGCCGCGCTGGATGCGGCCGTCGCGCACGGCCACGTCCAGCGCCAGGGGGATCGACGCCGCCGAGGTGTTGCCGTGCCACTCCACGGTACTTACCACCTGCTCCATCGGCAGCTGCAGCTTGCGCGCCGTGGCGGCCATGATGCGGATATTGGCCTGGTGCGGAATCAGCCAGTCGACGTCGGCGCGGCTCATGCCGTTGGCGGCCAGAGTCTCGTCCACCACCGCGCCGAGCGTGCGCACCGCGACCTTGAACACCTCGTTGCCACGCATGCTGACCTTGCCGCGGCTGCCCTCCAGCAGCTCGTAGCCCTGGGACACGCCCCAGGGCACGTTCAGCAGGGATTCCTGGCGGCCGTCGGCGTGCAGGTGCGTGGAGTACACACCCGGCGACTCCGCCGCCTCCAGCACCACGGCGCCGGCGCCATCACCGAACAGCACGCACGTGCTGCGGTCGCTCCAGTCGAGAATGCG is from Spiribacter halobius and encodes:
- the fabF gene encoding beta-ketoacyl-ACP synthase II, with translation MAQRRVVVTGMGIISPVGNGLEAAWESIRNGRSGIGPIERFDTAAFSVRFGGEVRGFDVEQYLPRKDARKMDPFIHYGIAASVDAMKDAGLEVTEENAERIGVSVGSGIGGIHSIEEGHKSYLDGGPRRITPFFIPSAIINMISGNLSILLGAKGPNLATVTACTTATHNIGLSGRLIAHGDADVMIAGGAEFATTPTGLGGFAAARALSTRNDDPAAASRPWDKGRDGFVLADGAGVLVLEEYEHARRRGAPIYAELCGFGMSGDAHHMTLPAESGEGARRCMENALRDAGMNPDEIDYINAHGTSTKAGDRAEVQAIRATFGDHASRLAVSSTKSMTGHLLGAAGGVEAVFTLLGMRDGVLPPTINLDDPDDDLTLDFVPHEARQAKIRAALSNSFGFGGTNGTVIFRALEG
- the acpP gene encoding acyl carrier protein, encoding MSSIEDRVKKIVVEQLGVKEEEVTSEASFVDDLGADSLDTVELVMALEEEFECEIPDEEAEKITTVQQAIDYINRHLEQ
- the fabG gene encoding 3-oxoacyl-ACP reductase FabG; amino-acid sequence: MKIELTGEVALVTGASRGLGRAIAEALGGAGATVIGTATSERGAEAIDTRLRDAGVPGAGVVLDVRERDTIAAVLKDIGSRFGAPSILVNNAGITRDTLMMRMGDDDWDAVIDTNLSAVYRVSRAVLRGMMKARHGRIISIGSVVGLMGNAGQTNYAAAKAGLLGFTRSLAREVGSRGITVNAVAPGFIATDMTDELGEAQRDALLQQTPLGRLGAPEDIAAAVCFLASAQAGYITGETLNVNGGLYMS
- the fabD gene encoding ACP S-malonyltransferase; this translates as MTRRDDLAFLFPGQGSQSVGMLDALAERHASVQKTFIEASAALDEDLWRLTQEGPQEQLNRTDTTQPVMLTAGVAVWRAWQAGGGPQPARLAGHSLGEYTALVCAGSLDFADAVRLVRDRGRFMQDAVPEGQGAIAAVLGLDDERIGEVCAEAAGDEVVEPVNYNAPGQVVIAGHVGAVERALEAARAAGAKRAVKLPMSVPAHCSLMRPAAERLATRLAEVDIREPQIPVLHNVDVSEAGTPDEIRERLVAQVRSPVLWTGIIRALAAAGIQQAVECGPGKVLAGLNRRIERGMGIAAVYDPDTLARTLETLESA
- a CDS encoding beta-ketoacyl-ACP synthase III, which translates into the protein MTRTRIAATGSYLPERIMTNAELESLVDTTDAWIRERTGIAQRHIAAPGETCADLARAAGQAALDAAGLAPTDVDLIVLATSTPDQVFPSTACRVQERLDVPAGAIAFDVAAACSGFVYALDVADRFIRTGGARRALVIGAETFSRILDWSDRSTCVLFGDGAGAVVLEAAESPGVYSTHLHADGRQESLLNVPWGVSQGYELLEGSRGKVSMRGNEVFKVAVRTLGAVVDETLAANGMSRADVDWLIPHQANIRIMAATARKLQLPMEQVVSTVEWHGNTSAASIPLALDVAVRDGRIQRGQVLLLEAFGAGFTWGSALIRY